GGCGCGGGAGGTGGGCGCGCGGTTCGAGCGGTTCGTGGACGCGCCGGTCGTCGGGTCGGTCCAGCCCGCGACGGACGGCACGCTCGGCGTCCTCGTCGGCGGCACGCGCGACGACTACGCCGCCGCGGAGCCGTTGCTGCACCTGTGGGGCGACCCGGCGAAGGTGCGCCACCTCGGCCCGGTCGGCGCGGGCAGCGCGATGAAGCTCGTGATCAACCTCACGCTCGGCGTCGCCATGGGCGGCGTCGGCGAGGCGTTACGGCTCGCGGGCGACCTCGGCATCGACAGGAACGACGCCCTCGACGTCGTCGCGATGGGGCCGCTCGGCATCTCGGTGAACAGCAAGCGCGCGATGCTCGAGTCGGGCGACTTCACGCCGACGGGCTTCTCACTCGACCTGATGGCGAAGGACCTCGCGCTGGCGCTCGACGCGGCGGACGGCGACCTGACGCTGACCCGCGCGGCCCTGTCCGCGGCCCGTGACGCGGTCAGCGCGGGCCACGGCACCGACGACTACTCGGCGCTCGCCGGGCACGTGGGCTACGAGGGAGCGGCGGATTCCGTATGAGGACCTGGGTCAACAACGTCACGATCGACTGCGCAGACGCCGACGCGCAGGCCGCGTTCTACGCCGCGCTGCTCGACCGCGAGGTCGTCTGGCAGGAGGGCGCCTGGGTCGTCGTGGGCCGTAAGGAGCCGAACGAGCCGCACCTCGTGTTCCAGCGCGTCGCGGAGCCGACGCCCGGCAAGGCGCGCATCCACGTCGACGTGCACACCGACGACCTCGCCTCGGCGACGCAGCGGGCGCTCGACCTCGGCGCCACGCAGGGCGAGGACGTCAGCGAGCACGGCATGTCCTGGCGGGTCATGCGCGACCCGGAGGGCAACCCGTTCTGCCTCTCGCAGCACCCTGCCTAGCGGACGTGGCCGTCGCCGGCGACGACACGGCCCGCCACGTACGCAACCGGGAGCCTTTTCCATCCTGACGGCGTGGTTGGCGCTGGGCCTGGATCGTGCCGGGCAGGAGCCCCCTTTGGCGCTGGACCACCACAAGAACGCCGGTCGAACCCGGACGAGCGGCGCCCGCGCACCCGCGCCGGCCCGACCCTGCAGCCCAGCAGCCGGTCTCACGCGTAGTGATCTTCAAAGAACAACTGAGGCCGGCGCCCACCAACGCCGTCAGGATGGAAAGGGCTCCCGGTTGCGGGCCGTGCGGGGAAAAGAGCAATCCGCACCCCCGAATCGCCCGGAGGCGGTCACGGAACGCGACGTGTCACTCGCGGTGACTGCTAGCGGATGTGGCCGTCGCCGACGACGACGTACTTGGTCGACGTCAGCTCGGGCAGGCCCATGGGGCCGCGCGCGTGGAGCTTCTGCGTGGAGATGCCGATCTCCGCGCCGTACCCGAACTCCCCGCCGTCGGTGAACCGCGTCGACGCGTTGACCATGACGGCCGCGCTGTCGACGGTCGCCACGAACCGCCTCGCCGCCGCCTGCGACGTCGTCACGATCGCCTCGGTGTGGCCTGACCCATAGCGGCGGATGTGGCGTACGGCGTCGTCCAGCGAGTCCACGACCCCGACGGCGAGGTCGAGGGAGAGGTACTCGGCGTACCAGTCGTCCTCGGTCACAGGCACGACGTCGCCGTACGCCGCCACGGCCGCGTCCCCGTGCACGGTCACGCCGGCGTCGGCGAGAGCGGCCAGAGCGCCGGGGAGGAACGACTCAGCCACCGCAGCGTGCACGAGCAGCGTCTCCGCGGCGTTGCAGACGGACGGGCGCGAGGTCTTGGCGTTGAGCGCGATGCGCAGCGCCGCGTCGAGGTCGGCGGCGGAGTCGACGTAGACGTGGCAGTTGCCCACGCCGGTCTCGATGACCGGCACGGTCGACTCCTCGACGACGCTGCGGATGAGGTCGGCGCCGCCGCGCGGGATGAGCACGTCGACGAGCCCGCGCAGCCGCATGAGCTCCTTGACGTCCTCGCGCCCCTCGGTCGCCGCAACGAGCTGGACCGCGTCCTCCGGCAGCCCCGCCGCAACGGCCGCACGGCGCAGCACCGACACGAGGCAGGCGTTGGACGACGCGGCGGACGACGAGCCGCGGAGGAGGACGGCGTTGCCGCTCTTGAGGCAGATGCCGGCGGCGTCGACGGTGACGTTGGGGCGGGCCTCGTAGATGATCCCGACGACGCCGAGCGGGACGCGGACCTGCCGCAGCTCGAGGCCGTTCGGGAGCGTCGAGCCGCGCACGACCTCCCCCACCGGATCGGGCAGTGCCGCGAGCGCGCGCAGCCCGTCGGCCATGGCCGACACCCGCGACGGCGTGAGCCGCAGCCGGTCGCGCAGCGCCTCCGAGAGAGCAGCGCCCCGCGCGAGGTCGGCGTCGTTGGCACGCACGATCTCCTCGGTCGCGGCCTCCAGCGCGGATGCCATCGCGAGCAGCGCGGCGTCCTTCTCCGCGCGCGACAGCAGGGCCGTGTCGGCGGCGGCGGCCTTGGCGCGTTCGGCGAGCGCGCGAACGTCCGTCATGCGATCGAGCGTACTTGTACGGTGGCGCCTCGGACACCGAGAGAGGAGATCGCATGGCCGGCAAGGGAGAGGTCTACAAGCGCTCCACGGGGGACTGGGCCTTCCGTGTGAAGGCGTCCAACGGGGAGATCGTCGCGACCGACGGCGGGCAGGGCTACACGCGAAGCGAGTCCGCGCGGGAGACGCTCGAGAAGCTCATGCGCGGCGACTACGACGGCGACATCACCGTCGAGGACTAGAGCCGTTTGGTCAGCTCGGTCCACACGTCGTGCTGGGCCACGGCGGTGTAGCCGAGGTGCTCGAAGAGGGCGCGGTTGCCGGGCAGCTGGTCGCGGACGCCGCAGCGCAGCTCCGTACGACCCGCTGCCCGCGCCGCGTCCTCGACGTGCCGGACGAGCGCGGAGCAGACCCCGCGTCCCTGGTACGCCGGGTCCACGGCCACCCGCCGTACGTGCAGGTGCCCCTCCTGCTCGATCAGCCGCGCCGCGCCCACCGGTACGCCGTCGAGGTACGCCACCGCCCCAGGTTGCGCCGTGAGGTGCTCGCGGACGACGTCCACGGTCTCGGCCAGCGCGCCGCTCGGCGGGGTCAGCACGTCGTAGCCGGCGAACGCCGCCTGGGTCAGCCGGTGCACCTCCTCGGCCGCCTCGGGACCGACCGTCGACACCGCGATCACAGCAGCACCAGGTCGTCGCGATGGACGACCTCCCGTTCGTACGCGGGTCCCAGCTCGGCAGCCAGCTCGCGAGTCGAACGACCGAGCAGCGTCGGCAGCTCGGCGGACGCGTAGTTGACGAGCCCACGCGCGACGACGCGCAGGTCGGGCCCGACGAGCTCGACGGGGTCCCCCGCCGCGAACTCCCCCTCCGCGCCGGTCACCCCCGCGGGCAGCAGCGAGAGCCGCCGCTCCACCACGGCGCGGACGGCGCCTTCGTCGAGCAGCAGCCGCCCCGCGGGCGTCGAGGCGTGCGCGAGCCAGAGCAGCCGCGAGCCCGCCCGCGGGCCCGCCGCAGGCACGTACGTCCCCACGTCGGCCCCCCGCGCGGCGTCCAGCAGGGCCGACGCGGCAGCCACGACGACGGCCACGCCGCTGCCCGCCGCGATG
The genomic region above belongs to Frankiaceae bacterium and contains:
- a CDS encoding NAD(P)-dependent oxidoreductase encodes the protein MARHVVAAGHEVTVWNRTPKPGAVPGAREAKTVAEACDGAQVAVTMLFGPDAVREVLGQVPENVFVVESSTIGPAVAREVGARFERFVDAPVVGSVQPATDGTLGVLVGGTRDDYAAAEPLLHLWGDPAKVRHLGPVGAGSAMKLVINLTLGVAMGGVGEALRLAGDLGIDRNDALDVVAMGPLGISVNSKRAMLESGDFTPTGFSLDLMAKDLALALDAADGDLTLTRAALSAARDAVSAGHGTDDYSALAGHVGYEGAADSV
- a CDS encoding VOC family protein — encoded protein: MRTWVNNVTIDCADADAQAAFYAALLDREVVWQEGAWVVVGRKEPNEPHLVFQRVAEPTPGKARIHVDVHTDDLASATQRALDLGATQGEDVSEHGMSWRVMRDPEGNPFCLSQHPA
- a CDS encoding glutamate-5-semialdehyde dehydrogenase, with translation MTDVRALAERAKAAAADTALLSRAEKDAALLAMASALEAATEEIVRANDADLARGAALSEALRDRLRLTPSRVSAMADGLRALAALPDPVGEVVRGSTLPNGLELRQVRVPLGVVGIIYEARPNVTVDAAGICLKSGNAVLLRGSSSAASSNACLVSVLRRAAVAAGLPEDAVQLVAATEGREDVKELMRLRGLVDVLIPRGGADLIRSVVEESTVPVIETGVGNCHVYVDSAADLDAALRIALNAKTSRPSVCNAAETLLVHAAVAESFLPGALAALADAGVTVHGDAAVAAYGDVVPVTEDDWYAEYLSLDLAVGVVDSLDDAVRHIRRYGSGHTEAIVTTSQAAARRFVATVDSAAVMVNASTRFTDGGEFGYGAEIGISTQKLHARGPMGLPELTSTKYVVVGDGHIR
- a CDS encoding DUF1508 domain-containing protein; the encoded protein is MAGKGEVYKRSTGDWAFRVKASNGEIVATDGGQGYTRSESARETLEKLMRGDYDGDITVED
- a CDS encoding GNAT family N-acetyltransferase codes for the protein MSTVGPEAAEEVHRLTQAAFAGYDVLTPPSGALAETVDVVREHLTAQPGAVAYLDGVPVGAARLIEQEGHLHVRRVAVDPAYQGRGVCSALVRHVEDAARAAGRTELRCGVRDQLPGNRALFEHLGYTAVAQHDVWTELTKRL